From Bacteroidota bacterium, the proteins below share one genomic window:
- a CDS encoding VWA domain-containing protein gives MKTKLLISLLLIVSINFTFADGIMLSSKESYPNHLLKNVSTEINVEINGLVAITTVFQKFLNESDSITDAVWNFPLPEKARSMRMRYWYNDTAYDAKLMVIQQTTNPGTGEGGIAAEINNYIGKNGIRVHLKKIRPHDIQAVELTYIELLDYDNGNCSYTYPLETKDLVSFPIDYVKINIDLKSNRTVLHYDAKNFSSDLFELGNDSDKHLTLEVLKPKAYLSADFDFEFTIDNVSFDQYMYSSLTDSTMGYFNLFWVNQIFMEGYNYMNSKIVFLIGNSSTMSGYKLQQSLIAVKNALDMLSRNDSFNIILYNSTVDKWKDSLVVADSMNVLLAKTYLDNVKGHYGNWLDIGLQEALGQFNNASNSNTIFAFTDGKSALDPIKIKDINLFKTAIFIAAIGKDVDRYRLEMTSSLNYGFVRYFDEDDDIKKGLNSIFLSISHPVFKNTQMDFNKSDVIDVGPVPFPTAFVGTYFYAAGRYSIPDTATCKMTFEGIYGHVKYPFLLTYNGYNESNNFAKNLWAKQKMDDLERKIMIYGESEVWKQELIELSLAYKMKCRYTAYIATYEYDPGGPWLDIEESDEKPNMQTNSQIELYYPNPFSSYLNVNIYLSKHDFNKTKLLKIYNSAGILVHLVDLTMYPEGSFELHLLLDKYRNRLSLGYNVLILQIGNEVVSSAKILYVPNH, from the coding sequence ATGAAAACGAAATTATTAATTAGCTTATTATTGATTGTTAGCATTAATTTCACTTTTGCCGATGGTATTATGTTATCATCAAAAGAAAGTTACCCGAACCATCTTCTTAAAAATGTAAGTACCGAAATTAATGTAGAGATAAATGGATTAGTTGCTATTACCACTGTTTTTCAGAAATTTTTGAATGAAAGTGATTCTATAACTGATGCCGTTTGGAATTTTCCTCTACCTGAAAAAGCGCGCAGCATGCGCATGAGGTATTGGTATAACGATACGGCCTATGATGCAAAACTAATGGTCATTCAGCAAACTACTAATCCGGGAACGGGAGAAGGTGGAATTGCTGCTGAAATTAATAATTACATAGGTAAAAATGGAATTCGGGTTCATCTGAAAAAAATACGACCACACGATATCCAGGCTGTTGAGTTGACTTATATCGAATTATTAGACTACGATAATGGGAACTGTAGCTATACATATCCATTGGAAACAAAAGATTTGGTTTCTTTTCCTATCGACTATGTGAAAATTAATATTGATTTAAAAAGTAATCGAACTGTTTTACATTATGATGCAAAGAATTTTTCATCCGACTTGTTTGAATTAGGGAATGATTCAGATAAGCATTTGACCTTGGAAGTCTTAAAACCGAAAGCTTATTTATCTGCGGATTTTGATTTCGAATTTACCATTGACAATGTATCTTTTGATCAATATATGTATTCTTCCTTGACGGATTCAACGATGGGCTATTTTAACCTTTTTTGGGTTAATCAAATTTTCATGGAAGGATATAATTACATGAATTCAAAAATTGTTTTTTTGATTGGGAATTCCTCAACTATGTCGGGCTACAAATTGCAGCAAAGTTTAATAGCTGTCAAAAATGCTCTCGATATGCTTAGCAGGAATGATTCATTTAATATCATACTATATAATTCAACAGTCGACAAATGGAAGGATAGTTTGGTAGTAGCTGATTCCATGAATGTTTTATTGGCAAAAACATATCTTGACAATGTTAAAGGTCACTATGGTAACTGGCTGGATATTGGTTTACAAGAAGCTTTGGGGCAATTTAATAATGCATCTAATTCAAACACAATATTTGCTTTTACAGATGGGAAGTCAGCCTTAGATCCAATCAAAATAAAGGATATAAATTTATTTAAAACAGCCATATTTATAGCGGCCATTGGTAAAGATGTGGATCGATATCGCCTTGAAATGACTAGCTCGTTGAATTATGGATTTGTCAGATATTTCGATGAAGATGATGATATTAAAAAAGGATTGAACAGCATATTCTTATCCATCAGCCATCCTGTATTTAAAAATACCCAAATGGATTTCAACAAATCCGATGTAATTGATGTAGGCCCTGTTCCATTTCCTACTGCTTTTGTGGGCACTTATTTTTATGCAGCTGGTCGATATAGTATTCCAGATACAGCTACCTGTAAAATGACATTTGAAGGGATTTATGGTCATGTTAAGTACCCATTTTTATTGACGTATAATGGATATAATGAGTCCAACAATTTTGCTAAAAACCTTTGGGCTAAGCAAAAAATGGATGATTTGGAAAGAAAAATAATGATTTATGGAGAGAGTGAAGTCTGGAAGCAAGAATTGATTGAGTTAAGTTTAGCCTATAAAATGAAATGTAGATATACAGCATACATTGCTACTTATGAGTACGACCCAGGCGGACCTTGGTTGGATATTGAGGAAAGTGATGAGAAGCCAAACATGCAGACAAATTCACAAATTGAACTCTATTATCCAAATCCGTTTTCTTCTTATCTGAATGTCAATATTTATCTAAGCAAACATGATTTTAACAAAACCAAGCTTTTGAAAATTTACAACAGTGCTGGAATACTTGTCCATCTGGTTGATTTAACAATGTACCCCGAAGGCTCATTTGAATTGCATTTGCTATTGGATAAGTATCGAAACAGACTATCGTTGGGATACAATGTACTTATACTTCAAATCGGTAATGAGGTGGTGAGTTCTGCTAAAATACTGTATGTGCCTAATCATTAA
- the rplS gene encoding 50S ribosomal protein L19, producing the protein MNQLIKDIQKKSLRTDLAQFKAGDTIVVNYRIIEGNKERVQPFQGIVLQRKGEAEVATFTVRKISGGIGIERVFPINSPKIESIEVKKRGKVRRAKIFYLRELKGKKAKVKELRR; encoded by the coding sequence ATGAACCAGTTAATTAAGGATATACAGAAGAAAAGCTTAAGAACAGATCTTGCTCAGTTCAAAGCTGGAGATACTATAGTTGTTAATTATAGAATCATTGAAGGGAATAAAGAAAGGGTTCAGCCATTTCAAGGTATTGTTTTACAACGTAAAGGTGAAGCCGAAGTTGCTACATTTACTGTGAGAAAAATCAGTGGTGGAATTGGTATTGAAAGAGTATTTCCAATAAATTCACCAAAGATTGAAAGCATTGAAGTCAAGAAAAGAGGTAAAGTCAGGAGAGCAAAGATTTTCTATTTACGCGAACTGAAAGGTAAAAAAGCAAAAGTGAAAGAATTACGTAGATAA
- a CDS encoding UvrD-helicase domain-containing protein, producing MKGYLDEFNEQQRQAVEHTDGPSLIIAGAGSGKTRVLTTRIVHLISQGIDAFNILALTFTNKAAKEMRKRIEEMVGTDAKNIWMGTFHSVFARLLRSEAAKLGYPVNFTIYDTEDSKSLIRTILKEEQLDSKLYNASFVYNRISGLKNNLITPKQYLNDEEYISEDLANGRPKFGEIYLKYTSRCFKSGAMDFDDLLLKTHILLENFPEALNKYQHQFKHVLIDEFQDTNRVQYLIVKRIAAATRNLSVVGDDSQSIYSFRGANIKNILHFEKDYPELKVFKLEQNYRSTKTIVDASGNIIEKNKFRLPKKLWTSNEAGTKIQLIKASSESEEANLVTQVIIKERQEFNRNLNDFVVLYRTNAQSRAFEESLRRFSIDYRLIGSLSFYKRKEIKDILAYCRFVLNPNDEESLRRIINYPGRGIGNTTVAKLVVLADDNQCSLWDIITNIRSFNLTQRFVNAIDDFATLLKSFQVKIKDADAFEATSYIAKETGIQKLLFEDKSIEGISRYENLQNLLSAIKEFTERDDIDEKDLGTFLQDVSLMTDADTKNDEGDKVTLMTVHSAKGLEFHVVFIVGLEENLFPSQMSMNSREEIEEERRLFYVAITRAEQRLYMSYAQSRFRWGNITFCESSRFLDEIDAQHIDFNMIQASAKKAYSPKPAIKPKPRLQSNKPVRKPQARHIAPADFSPDDTSELKSGMEVEHSRFGRGKVMQIDGLAGNKKATINFNNFGQKQILLKFAKMKVIH from the coding sequence TTGAAAGGATACTTAGACGAATTCAATGAACAACAACGACAAGCTGTAGAACACACAGATGGTCCTTCTCTGATTATAGCCGGAGCTGGTTCAGGTAAAACCCGTGTGCTTACTACCCGTATCGTCCATCTGATTAGTCAGGGGATTGATGCATTCAATATACTTGCTTTAACTTTTACCAATAAAGCAGCTAAGGAAATGCGGAAAAGGATAGAAGAAATGGTCGGTACAGATGCTAAAAACATTTGGATGGGAACATTTCACTCTGTTTTTGCACGCTTACTTCGTTCGGAAGCTGCAAAATTGGGCTATCCTGTAAATTTTACAATTTATGATACAGAAGATTCAAAAAGCCTGATTCGTACAATTCTAAAAGAAGAGCAACTCGATAGCAAACTCTACAATGCTTCTTTCGTTTATAATCGTATATCAGGATTGAAAAATAATCTGATCACTCCCAAACAATACTTAAATGATGAAGAATATATTTCTGAAGATTTAGCAAATGGGCGCCCTAAATTCGGAGAAATTTATTTGAAATACACATCTCGTTGTTTTAAGTCTGGTGCAATGGATTTTGATGATTTGTTGTTAAAGACTCACATTTTGTTGGAAAACTTTCCGGAAGCGTTGAATAAATACCAGCATCAATTCAAACATGTGCTGATTGATGAGTTTCAGGACACAAATCGAGTTCAATATTTGATAGTCAAGCGCATAGCCGCTGCAACTCGCAACCTGAGTGTGGTTGGCGATGACTCTCAATCAATTTATTCATTCAGAGGAGCGAATATTAAAAATATCTTACACTTTGAGAAAGATTATCCAGAATTGAAAGTGTTTAAACTGGAACAGAATTATCGATCCACTAAAACCATCGTTGACGCCTCGGGCAATATCATTGAAAAAAATAAATTCCGCTTGCCAAAGAAATTATGGACCTCCAATGAGGCAGGAACTAAAATCCAGTTGATTAAGGCATCCTCTGAGTCAGAAGAAGCAAATTTGGTTACACAAGTCATTATCAAAGAGCGTCAGGAATTTAATCGAAACCTGAATGATTTTGTTGTTTTATACCGAACCAATGCACAGTCCAGAGCTTTTGAAGAATCACTTAGGAGGTTTAGTATTGATTATCGCCTCATAGGTAGTTTGTCTTTTTACAAGCGAAAGGAAATCAAGGATATACTTGCTTATTGTCGTTTTGTATTAAATCCGAATGATGAAGAAAGTCTGCGAAGAATAATTAATTATCCTGGACGAGGAATTGGCAACACAACAGTCGCAAAACTTGTTGTTTTGGCTGATGACAACCAGTGCTCACTTTGGGATATTATAACAAATATCAGATCTTTTAATCTGACACAACGATTTGTAAATGCAATTGATGACTTTGCTACATTACTGAAGAGTTTTCAGGTGAAGATTAAGGACGCAGATGCATTCGAAGCAACATCCTATATTGCGAAAGAAACAGGAATTCAGAAATTACTCTTTGAAGACAAAAGTATTGAAGGCATAAGTCGTTATGAGAACCTGCAAAATTTACTTTCTGCTATAAAAGAATTCACCGAGCGTGATGATATTGATGAAAAAGATCTGGGAACATTTTTACAAGATGTTTCTTTGATGACAGATGCCGATACAAAGAATGATGAAGGCGACAAAGTAACCCTTATGACAGTTCATTCTGCAAAAGGCTTGGAGTTTCATGTTGTTTTTATAGTAGGGCTGGAGGAAAATTTATTTCCTTCACAAATGTCAATGAATTCGAGGGAGGAAATAGAAGAAGAAAGGCGTTTGTTTTATGTGGCGATAACACGAGCTGAGCAAAGATTGTATATGTCGTATGCTCAATCCAGATTCAGATGGGGCAATATTACCTTTTGCGAATCCAGTCGGTTTTTAGATGAAATAGATGCACAACACATCGATTTTAATATGATACAGGCTAGTGCAAAAAAGGCTTATTCGCCAAAGCCTGCTATAAAACCTAAACCCCGACTACAAAGCAACAAGCCTGTGCGGAAACCACAAGCGCGCCATATTGCTCCGGCAGACTTTAGTCCCGATGATACATCTGAATTGAAATCTGGCATGGAAGTAGAGCATAGTCGCTTTGGCAGAGGCAAAGTCATGCAAATTGATGGTCTGGCAGGAAATAAAAAAGCAACTATTAATTTTAATAATTTTGGACAGAAGCAGATTTTGTTGAAATTTGCTAAAATGAAAGTAATTCATTGA
- a CDS encoding DUF4290 domain-containing protein: MEYNTNRVKLNMPEYGRNLQLLVDFAIEIPERDERNKAAETIINLMAQQNPQLKNQPEYTQKLWGHLFIMSGHKLDVDSPFSQEDMAKSMENKKEKILYPKKDFKYRFYGKNVELMIKRCDEMDDGEIKEQFKLTIASYMRMSYKLWNDDKVSDEVILKHLNELSEGKIVIEKIPEYMKVHEPKAFNKESSNTNKKFKQRSNYSKKNTNKNYRSRS; encoded by the coding sequence ATGGAATACAATACCAATCGAGTAAAACTGAATATGCCAGAATATGGCAGAAATCTGCAACTATTAGTAGATTTTGCGATTGAAATACCTGAACGTGACGAACGGAATAAAGCGGCTGAAACAATAATAAACCTTATGGCTCAGCAAAATCCGCAACTTAAAAATCAGCCTGAGTATACACAGAAACTTTGGGGGCATTTATTCATTATGTCTGGTCATAAGTTGGATGTAGATTCGCCATTTTCGCAAGAAGATATGGCAAAATCCATGGAAAATAAGAAAGAAAAAATCCTTTATCCGAAAAAGGATTTTAAATACAGATTCTACGGTAAAAATGTAGAATTAATGATTAAGCGTTGTGACGAAATGGATGATGGTGAAATCAAAGAGCAGTTTAAATTAACCATCGCCAGCTATATGCGCATGTCTTATAAATTGTGGAATGATGATAAGGTTTCAGATGAAGTTATTTTAAAACATCTAAACGAACTTTCTGAAGGGAAAATTGTGATTGAAAAAATTCCCGAGTATATGAAAGTGCATGAACCAAAAGCCTTTAATAAGGAAAGTAGCAATACCAATAAAAAGTTCAAGCAACGAAGCAATTATTCTAAGAAGAACACCAATAAAAACTATCGTTCAAGATCCTAA